In Canis lupus dingo isolate Sandy chromosome 1, ASM325472v2, whole genome shotgun sequence, a single genomic region encodes these proteins:
- the ARMT1 gene encoding damage-control phosphatase ARMT1 isoform X2 → MYRRIHEAIIQSPPIDDFDVFKESKEQNFFESQESIVALCTHLQELVTAIKDLDENQLKDEFFRLLQISLWGNKCDLSLSGGETSSQKINIINSLEELKPLILVNDMERLWSLLNNCKKTREKASITRVDIVLDNSGFELVTDLVLADFLLSSQLATEIHFYGKTIPWFVSDTTIHDFNWLIEQVKSSNHKWMSKCGVDWENYIKMGKWVYHDHIFWTLPHEFCVMSQVAPDLYAELQKAHLILFKGDLNYRKLTGDRKWEFTIPFHQALNGFHPAPLCSIRTLKAEIQVGLQPGQAEQYMASEPNWLTSGKYGIFQFDGPL, encoded by the exons TCCACCAATTGATGACTTTGATGTATTTAAAGAATCAAAAGAGCAAAATTTCTTTGAGTCACAGGAATCTATTGTTGCTTTGTGCACTCACCTACAAGAGTTGGTAACAGCTATCAAAGACCTAGATGAAAATCAGCTGAAAGATGAATTTTTCCGACTTCTTCAG atttcactGTGGGGAAATAAGTGTGATCTGTCTCTATCAGGCGGGGAAACCAGTTCTCagaaaatcaatataataaatTCTTTGGAGGAACTAAAACCTCTGATTTTAGTGAATGACATGGAACGTCTTTGGTCACTGCTTAACAACtgcaagaaaacaagagaaaaagcatcTATTACTAGAGTTGATATTGTTCTGGATAATTCTGGGTTTGAACTTGTTACAGATTTAGTTTTAGCTGACTTTTTGTTGTCCTCGCAGCTGGCTACTGAGATCCATTTTTATGGAAAAACTATTCCGTGGTTTGTTTCTGATACTACTATCCATGATTTTAACTGGTTAATTGAACAAGTCAAAAGTTCTAATCATAAGTGGATGTCCAAGTGTGGGGTTGACtgggaaaattatattaaaatgggCAAATGGGTTTACCATGACCATATATTTTGGACTCTGCCTCATGAATTCTGTGTAATGTCTCAGGTTGCTCCTGACTTGTATGCTGAACTACAAAAGgcacatttaattttattcaaggGTGATTTGAACTATAGGAAGTTGACAGGTGATAGAAAGTGGGAATTTACCATTCCATTTCATCAGGCTTTGAACGGCTTCCATCCTGCCCCTCTCTGCAGTATACGAACATTAAAAGCGGAGATTCAGGTTGGGCTGCAGCCGGGGCAGGCTGAACAGTACATGGCCTCTGAGCCCAACTGGCTGACCAGTGGCAAGTATGGAATATTTCAGTTTGATGGTCCGCTCTGA